One region of Limnospira fusiformis SAG 85.79 genomic DNA includes:
- a CDS encoding IS630 family transposase (programmed frameshift) yields MPAPYSYDLRQKVIDAIELDGMPKTKASQVFHVSRNTINLWLQRKAQTGDFLPKPHHRPGNNHKITDWQKFKAFAQEHGHKTSAQMAELWDDDISPRTISRALKKIGFTRKKTYGYQERWKQQREEFMAQIEQMEPEEVVYLDEAGMNSQDSDYPYGYCEEGKRFHALKSGKRQGRVSMIAAWCHQQLLAPFSFEGCCNRTVFELWLEFILIPTLKPGQTLVLDNATFHKGGRIAELVEAAQCRLLYLPPYSPDLNKIEKCWSWLKARIRHAREQFDSLHDAMDSVLKAAS; encoded by the exons ATGCCAGCCCCCTATAGTTACGACCTCAGGCAAAAAGTTATTGATGCCATTGAACTAGACGGTATGCCCAAAACAAAAGCCAGTCAAGTTTTCCATGTCAGCAGGAACACCATTAATCTCTGGCTGCAAAGAAAAGCACAGACCGGAGACTTCCTCCCTAAACCTCATCACCGACCTGGCAATAACCACAAAATTACCGACTGGCAGAAATTCAAGGCTTTTGCCCAAGAGCATGGCCACAAAACCTCCGCTCAAATGGCTGAACTTTGGGATGACGACATCTCTCCTCGCACCATATCCAGAGCCTTGAAGAAAATTGGCTTCACCAGAAAAAAAACTTACGGCTACCAAGAACGTTGGAAGCAACAGCGAGAGGAGTTTATGGCTCAGATTGAACAGATGGAGCCGGAAGAAGTGGTCTACCTCGATGAAGCCGGCATGAATAGTCAGGACTCGGATTACCCTTATGGTTACTGCGAGGAAGGAAAACGCTTCCATGCACTCAAATCAGGGAAGAGGCAGGGCAGGGTAAGTATGATAGCCGCATGGTGTCATCAACAACTCTTAGCTCCCTTTAGCTTTGAGGGTTGTTGTAATCGGACAGTGTTTGAGTTGTGGTTGGAGTTCATCTTAATTCCAACATTGAAGCCAGGTCAGACTCTAGTATTGGACAATGCAACGTTTCATAAAGGGGGACGGATTGCTGAACTGGTGGAGGCAGCTCAATGCCGTTTACTCTATCTTCCGCCTTATTCGCCAGACCTCAACAAGATAGAGAAATGTTGGTCGTGGCTGAAAGCCCGTATTCGCCAC GCACGTGAGCAGTTTGATTCTCTCCATGATGCCATGGATTCCGTTCTCAAAGCTGCGTCCTAA